In the Apteryx mantelli isolate bAptMan1 chromosome 1, bAptMan1.hap1, whole genome shotgun sequence genome, one interval contains:
- the MRPL42 gene encoding large ribosomal subunit protein mL42 isoform X3, whose amino-acid sequence MAMASHRTVWSGILWMRSLAACKQAPVQNGAVSHSCHKSTYSVLPDDYNCKVELAVTSDLKTIVCYHPSLEIPYEHTKPIPRPDPVNNKEETHDQVLKSRLDEKELQNKKGPTIEELSKMFHTTKHRWYPVGQYHRRRKNLNPPKDR is encoded by the exons ATGGCAATGGCGTCGCATAGAACTGTGTGGTCCGGTATTCTTTGGATGCGTTCATTGGCAGCCTGTAAACAGGCCCCAGTACAGA ATGGAGCTGTAAGTCATTCTTGCCATAAATCTACTTACTCAGTTCTTCCTGATGACTACAACTG caaagTGGAACTTGCAGTGACGTCAGATTTGAAGACAATCGTCTGCTACCACCCGTCACTTGAGATTCCGTATGAGCATACAAAA CCCATACCACGGCCAGATCCAGTGAATAATAAAGAAGAAACCCATGATCAAGTATTGAAATCCAGATTGGATGAAAAGGAGCTACAGAACAAGAAAGGTCCTACAATTGAAGAGCTCAGCAAAATGTTTCACACAACAAAACATCGCTGGTACCCAGTGGGACa gtaTCACAGAAGACGCAAGAATCTTAATCCTCCTAAAGACAGATAA
- the MRPL42 gene encoding large ribosomal subunit protein mL42 isoform X2 gives MLCKPVLCNSSPASHGTDFLSGLSMAMASHRTVWSGILWMRSLAACKQAPVQNGAVSHSCHKSTYSVLPDDYNCKVELAVTSDLKTIVCYHPSLEIPYEHTKPIPRPDPVNNKEETHDQVLKSRLDEKELQNKKGPTIEELSKMFHTTKHRWYPVGQYHRRRKNLNPPKDR, from the exons ATGCTGTGCAAGCCAGTGTTGTGTAATTCCAGTCCGGCCTCTCATGG GACTGATTTCCTGTCTGGTCTCAGCATGGCAATGGCGTCGCATAGAACTGTGTGGTCCGGTATTCTTTGGATGCGTTCATTGGCAGCCTGTAAACAGGCCCCAGTACAGA ATGGAGCTGTAAGTCATTCTTGCCATAAATCTACTTACTCAGTTCTTCCTGATGACTACAACTG caaagTGGAACTTGCAGTGACGTCAGATTTGAAGACAATCGTCTGCTACCACCCGTCACTTGAGATTCCGTATGAGCATACAAAA CCCATACCACGGCCAGATCCAGTGAATAATAAAGAAGAAACCCATGATCAAGTATTGAAATCCAGATTGGATGAAAAGGAGCTACAGAACAAGAAAGGTCCTACAATTGAAGAGCTCAGCAAAATGTTTCACACAACAAAACATCGCTGGTACCCAGTGGGACa gtaTCACAGAAGACGCAAGAATCTTAATCCTCCTAAAGACAGATAA
- the MRPL42 gene encoding large ribosomal subunit protein mL42 isoform X1, which yields MPGSGCNLLRRDYLHEPSNSDFVIRIEAPGADVTYKHGDASRARENVPFWSHFRTDFLSGLSMAMASHRTVWSGILWMRSLAACKQAPVQNGAVSHSCHKSTYSVLPDDYNCKVELAVTSDLKTIVCYHPSLEIPYEHTKPIPRPDPVNNKEETHDQVLKSRLDEKELQNKKGPTIEELSKMFHTTKHRWYPVGQYHRRRKNLNPPKDR from the exons ATGCCTGGAAGCGGTTGCAACCTTCTCAGGAGGGATTATCTGCATGAGCCTTCAAACAGCGATTTTGTTATCAGAATTGAGGCACCAGGGGCTGATGTGACTTACAAACATGGAGATGCTTCACGGGCACGTGAAAACGTACCGTTCTGGAGCCATTTCAG GACTGATTTCCTGTCTGGTCTCAGCATGGCAATGGCGTCGCATAGAACTGTGTGGTCCGGTATTCTTTGGATGCGTTCATTGGCAGCCTGTAAACAGGCCCCAGTACAGA ATGGAGCTGTAAGTCATTCTTGCCATAAATCTACTTACTCAGTTCTTCCTGATGACTACAACTG caaagTGGAACTTGCAGTGACGTCAGATTTGAAGACAATCGTCTGCTACCACCCGTCACTTGAGATTCCGTATGAGCATACAAAA CCCATACCACGGCCAGATCCAGTGAATAATAAAGAAGAAACCCATGATCAAGTATTGAAATCCAGATTGGATGAAAAGGAGCTACAGAACAAGAAAGGTCCTACAATTGAAGAGCTCAGCAAAATGTTTCACACAACAAAACATCGCTGGTACCCAGTGGGACa gtaTCACAGAAGACGCAAGAATCTTAATCCTCCTAAAGACAGATAA